Proteins from a genomic interval of Micromonospora sp. NBC_00389:
- a CDS encoding glycosyltransferase family 2 protein, with protein sequence MAETLTIVTVLYRSSDMLAETLPTWVRAADGLPVRFIFADNWPEDGCAKVIASCLDDDRYQYLPDSSNPGFAAGCNRAVAAAETSHVLLLNPDVWLPEGALARLCATIEADPGNPIAVGLAMHGGEYVGIDLHPVSLFIDRAATVPRGPLGPSGGAAVFPTALFRRFGGFYEHLFAWGEDADLAFRLYAEGLRTRRLDIMLPHAGGHSVEGDNKLQGFRAFLLARNRLLVAARTFTWPLMLVAIPILALAHLALAARRASQGLLRPFLRGVGRGLIEGPAARRQWKGKRFGFATLFSYLRVRSA encoded by the coding sequence GTGGCAGAGACGCTGACCATCGTCACGGTCCTCTACCGGTCCAGCGACATGCTCGCCGAAACGCTGCCGACCTGGGTACGCGCTGCCGACGGGCTCCCGGTGCGGTTCATCTTCGCCGACAACTGGCCGGAGGACGGGTGCGCGAAGGTCATCGCCAGTTGTCTGGACGACGACCGGTACCAGTACCTCCCGGACTCGTCGAATCCGGGTTTCGCGGCGGGCTGCAACCGGGCCGTCGCGGCGGCGGAGACAAGCCATGTCCTGCTGCTGAACCCGGACGTCTGGCTGCCGGAGGGCGCGTTGGCCCGTCTCTGCGCCACCATCGAGGCTGACCCTGGCAACCCGATCGCGGTCGGCCTGGCCATGCACGGCGGCGAGTACGTCGGCATCGACCTGCACCCGGTCTCGCTCTTCATCGACCGGGCCGCGACGGTGCCGCGGGGGCCACTCGGTCCGTCCGGCGGCGCGGCCGTCTTCCCGACCGCGCTCTTCCGCCGCTTCGGCGGATTCTACGAGCACCTGTTCGCCTGGGGCGAGGACGCCGACCTCGCCTTCCGGCTCTATGCGGAGGGCCTGCGCACCCGCCGGCTGGACATCATGCTCCCGCACGCCGGGGGCCACAGCGTCGAGGGCGACAACAAGCTCCAGGGATTCCGGGCGTTCCTGCTGGCCCGCAACCGGCTCCTGGTCGCGGCCCGGACCTTCACCTGGCCGCTGATGCTCGTCGCGATCCCGATCCTCGCGTTGGCGCACCTGGCGCTGGCCGCCCGACGCGCGAGTCAGGGCCTGCTGCGACCGTTCCTGCGCGGCGTGGGACGTGGACTGATCGAGGGGCCGGCCGCCCGCCGGCAGTGGAAGGGCAAGCGGTTCGGCTTTGCAACCCTGTTCAGCTATCTGAGAGTTCGGAGCGCGTGA
- a CDS encoding glycosyltransferase family 4 protein: MKVLFVCTTGGSGRRQLGGAERILTEIIPAHARTGVEVIAATSDDEVGHALREAGVPWIGLSATSRIDLAYAREIRRLVTEVQPDVVCAHLLSAAMHSRAALSMERKRTPLVVTLHNSLWQYRDTAASLQQKAAIQSNITLDLAMRRARPHATVAVSEFEAAELRDRGRVKNIHVIPNPLPATWPSPKPAHPREPGRRPLVGYLGRLEKEKGVDLLPEIAGLLPDVDFKVAGAGSLPIAARPNLELVGRVTAADFLQQIDCLVVPSRVESFGLSALEALSLGVPVVHTGAGGLAEVTRHATGTLAFQADLAPAALAGSIREAVGRRAPDEGQRVAEWYAEEYAFDRCVTRWQDLYRSLL, translated from the coding sequence GTGAAGGTGTTGTTTGTCTGCACCACAGGCGGCTCCGGACGGCGGCAACTCGGCGGCGCGGAACGGATCCTGACCGAAATCATCCCGGCTCATGCCCGGACGGGTGTCGAGGTCATCGCCGCCACCTCGGACGACGAGGTGGGCCATGCGTTGCGCGAGGCCGGGGTGCCCTGGATCGGGCTCAGCGCCACCAGCCGGATCGACCTGGCCTATGCCCGGGAGATCCGCCGCCTCGTCACCGAGGTGCAGCCGGATGTGGTCTGCGCCCACCTGCTGTCGGCGGCGATGCACTCCCGGGCGGCGCTGAGCATGGAGCGCAAGCGGACCCCGCTCGTGGTCACGCTGCACAACAGCCTCTGGCAGTACCGGGACACCGCCGCGTCACTTCAGCAGAAGGCCGCCATCCAGTCCAACATCACCCTGGACCTGGCGATGCGCCGCGCCCGGCCACACGCGACGGTGGCGGTGTCCGAGTTCGAGGCCGCCGAGCTGCGCGACCGGGGCCGCGTCAAGAACATCCATGTGATCCCGAACCCGCTGCCGGCCACCTGGCCCAGCCCGAAGCCCGCGCACCCGCGGGAGCCGGGTCGGCGGCCGCTGGTCGGCTACCTCGGCCGGTTGGAGAAGGAGAAGGGGGTTGACCTCCTACCCGAGATCGCCGGCCTCCTCCCGGACGTGGACTTCAAGGTCGCTGGCGCCGGCTCACTGCCGATCGCCGCCCGACCGAACCTCGAACTCGTCGGCCGGGTCACGGCCGCGGATTTCCTGCAGCAGATCGACTGCCTGGTGGTGCCCTCCCGGGTCGAGTCGTTCGGGCTCAGCGCGCTGGAGGCGCTGTCCCTGGGCGTACCCGTTGTGCACACCGGGGCCGGCGGCCTGGCCGAGGTCACCCGGCATGCCACGGGCACGCTGGCGTTCCAGGCGGACCTCGCGCCCGCCGCGCTCGCCGGTTCCATTCGGGAGGCGGTCGGCCGCCGCGCGCCAGACGAGGGGCAGCGGGTGGCCGAGTGGTACGCCGAGGAGTACGCCTTCGACCGGTGCGTGACCCGCTGGCAGGACCTGTACCGCTCGCTGCTGTGA
- a CDS encoding glycosyltransferase family 2 protein yields MDVSIVVLAWEDFERTRACVLSLPSAAEIVVVDNGSSPHIQEALSEFCAQQGVRYVQSGSNLGYARGMNLGVRHTSRANVILSNNDIIVHADAVTRLLAALEDPKVGAAFPGVVTPAGVSQTEGGRFLSMGVGFAHATGLSLVLPNLRIVAPPEKADWLTGPFVAMRRSTFDAIGGVDETSFFYSEDMRLCWAVRQQGMRLAYVPEAVIMHEDDATAKRRWSEEEISQRRTREFIRASRDMGGRRGRIATTAYVGGVLLRAAVGGNPVRRAIARGAVEGLRAS; encoded by the coding sequence ATGGATGTCTCCATTGTTGTCCTCGCGTGGGAGGACTTCGAGCGCACCCGCGCCTGCGTCCTGTCGCTGCCGAGCGCGGCGGAGATCGTTGTCGTGGACAACGGCAGCTCCCCGCACATCCAGGAGGCGTTGAGCGAGTTCTGCGCCCAGCAGGGTGTCCGGTACGTCCAGTCCGGCTCGAACCTGGGGTACGCACGGGGAATGAACCTCGGCGTGCGTCACACGAGCCGGGCGAACGTCATCCTCTCCAACAACGACATCATCGTGCACGCCGATGCCGTGACCCGACTGCTGGCCGCCCTCGAGGACCCCAAGGTGGGTGCGGCCTTCCCCGGCGTGGTGACGCCAGCGGGTGTGTCGCAGACGGAGGGCGGGCGGTTCCTGAGCATGGGCGTCGGTTTCGCCCACGCCACCGGGCTGAGCCTCGTGCTGCCGAACCTGCGGATCGTCGCGCCGCCGGAAAAGGCGGACTGGCTGACCGGGCCCTTCGTGGCCATGCGCCGGAGCACCTTCGACGCCATCGGCGGCGTCGACGAGACGTCCTTCTTCTACTCCGAGGACATGCGGCTGTGCTGGGCCGTGCGTCAACAGGGCATGCGGCTGGCGTACGTGCCGGAGGCCGTGATCATGCACGAGGACGATGCGACCGCCAAGCGGCGCTGGTCCGAGGAGGAGATCTCCCAGCGCCGTACCCGAGAGTTCATCCGGGCGAGCCGGGACATGGGCGGCCGGCGCGGCCGCATCGCCACGACGGCGTACGTGGGCGGGGTGCTGCTGCGGGCGGCGGTGGGCGGAAACCCCGTCCGCCGGGCGATCGCGCGCGGTGCCGTCGAGGGACTGCGTGCCTCGTGA
- the rfbB gene encoding dTDP-glucose 4,6-dehydratase, giving the protein MRILVTGGAGFIGSEYVRLLLGEPLGSADGVPPLEPAAVTVLDKLTYSGNRANLAPVQNDPRLRFVQGDICDPVLVDQVVADHDVIVHFAAESHVDRSIAGAAPFVTTNVLGTQTLLDAALRHRTGRFVHVSTDEVYGSIDEGSWTETWPLAPNSPYSASKASSDLLALAYHRTHGMDVVVTRCSNNYGPYQFPEKVIPLFVTNLLDGGTVPLYGDGANIRDWLHVHDHCRGIALVQQKGRAGEVYNIGGGTELTNKELTGRLLQACDADWDRVIPVADRKGHDRRYSLDITKIHDELGYSPSIDLDHGLADTVRWYQENRAWWEPLKTTPTA; this is encoded by the coding sequence GTGAGGATCCTCGTCACCGGCGGAGCCGGATTCATCGGGTCGGAGTACGTTCGCCTGCTGCTGGGCGAGCCCCTCGGCAGTGCCGACGGCGTGCCGCCGCTCGAGCCGGCGGCAGTGACCGTGCTCGACAAACTGACCTACTCGGGTAACCGGGCCAACCTGGCACCGGTACAAAACGATCCACGGTTGCGGTTCGTGCAGGGCGACATCTGCGACCCGGTCCTGGTCGACCAGGTCGTCGCCGACCACGACGTGATCGTGCACTTCGCCGCCGAATCACACGTCGACCGGTCCATCGCCGGCGCCGCGCCGTTCGTCACCACCAACGTGCTGGGCACCCAGACACTGCTCGACGCCGCGCTGCGCCACCGCACCGGCCGGTTCGTGCACGTCTCCACCGACGAGGTCTACGGCTCGATCGACGAAGGATCCTGGACCGAGACCTGGCCCCTGGCCCCCAACTCGCCGTACTCGGCGTCCAAGGCCAGCTCCGACCTGCTCGCCCTGGCCTACCACCGCACCCACGGCATGGACGTGGTCGTCACCCGCTGCTCCAACAACTACGGGCCCTACCAGTTCCCCGAAAAGGTCATCCCGCTGTTCGTCACCAACCTGCTCGACGGCGGCACCGTCCCCCTCTACGGCGACGGCGCCAACATCCGCGACTGGCTGCACGTGCACGACCACTGCCGAGGCATCGCCCTGGTCCAGCAGAAAGGCCGCGCCGGAGAGGTCTACAACATCGGCGGCGGCACCGAACTGACCAACAAGGAACTCACCGGCCGACTCCTGCAAGCCTGCGACGCCGACTGGGACCGCGTCATCCCCGTCGCCGACCGCAAGGGCCACGACCGCCGCTACTCCCTCGACATCACCAAAATCCACGACGAACTCGGCTACAGCCCCAGCATCGACCTCGACCACGGCCTCGCCGACACCGTCCGCTGGTACCAGGAAAACCGCGCCTGGTGGGAACCCCTCAAGACCACCCCCACCGCATGA